A window of Diospyros lotus cultivar Yz01 chromosome 14, ASM1463336v1, whole genome shotgun sequence contains these coding sequences:
- the LOC127789550 gene encoding pentatricopeptide repeat-containing protein At5g50390, chloroplastic, with translation MEISLSRYQSLSLDQIQSGCRFRHLFTEQKVFAEIPKWGSRFSKTRCSLVERGLKPRPMPKPSKVNRETEEETRLEVDQIRSPSSGPCDQIEKLVLYKRYQEAFELFEILECEDGRDVSSSTFDALVDACISLKSVRGVKRVFNYMINSGFEPDQYMRNRVLLMHVKCGMMIDARKIFDEMPQRNLVSWNTIIGGLVDSGDYIEAFRLFLIMWEQYSDAGSRTFSVMIRACAGLELVFPGQQLHSCALKMGVGKDIFVSCALIDMYSKCGGIEDAQCVFDEMPEKTTVGWNSVIAGYALNGYSEEALDMYYEMQDSGVKMDHFTFSIIIRVCTRLASLEHAKQAHAGLVRNGFGSDIVANTALVDFYSKWGRMEDARNVFEKMPKKNVVSWNALIGGYGNHGRGMEAVELFERMIREGMVPNHVTFLAVLSACSYSNLADRGWEIFESMSRDHKVKPRAMHYACMIELLGREGLFDEAFALIRDAPFQPTVNMWAALLTACRAHKNLELAKFAAEKIYGMEPEKLSNYIVLLNVYNKSGKLKEAAGVVQTLRKKGLRMLPACTWIEIKKQPYAFLSGDKQHIQTKEIYKKIGELMREISKHGYVPEDKFLLPDVDEQEERMVLYHSEKLAIAFGLINTAPSTALQLVQSHRICGDCHNAIKIIAMVTGREIIVRDASRFHRFKDGNCSCGDYW, from the coding sequence ATGGAGATCTCCCTTTCGCGTTACCAGAGCCTCTCGTTAGATCAGATTCAAAGTGGTTGCAGGTTTCGCCATTTATTTACGGAGCAGAAGGTGTTTGCGGAAATCCCTAAATGGGGAAGCCGATTTTCGAAGACTAGGTGTTCTTTGGTAGAACGAGGGTTAAAGCCAAGACCCATGCCGAAACCTTCAAAAGTTAACCGTGAGACGGAGGAAGAGACCCGTTTGGAAGTAGACCAGATCAGGAGTCCTAGTTCAGGACCATGTGATCAGATAGAGAAGTTGGTTTTATACAAAAGGTATCAGGAGGCATTTGAATTattcgaaattttggagtgtGAGGACGGCCGTGATGTTAGCAGTAGTACTTTTGATGCCTTGGTGGACGCCTGCATCAGTTTGAAATCTGTTAGAGGTGTTAAGAGGGTGTTTAATTATATGATCAATAGTGGGTTTGAGCCAGATCAGTATATGAGGAACAGGGTACTGTTGATGCACGTGAAATGTGGGATGATGATTGATGCGCGCAAGATATTTGATGAAATGCCGCAGAGGAACTTGGTTTCATGGAACACCATAATTGGGGGGCTCGTGGACTCGGGAGATTACATAGAGGCTTTTCGGTTGTTTCTAATCATGTGGGAGCAGTACTCTGATGCTGGGTCCCGAACATTTTCTGTGATGATCCGAGCATGTGCTGGCCTGGAGCTTGTTTTCCCTGGGCAGCAGTTGCATTCATGTGCTCTGAAGATGGGTGTAGGTAAAGATATCTTTGTTTCTTGTGCTTTGATTGACATGTACAGTAAGTGCGGCGGCATTGAGGATGCTCAATGTGTTTTTGATGAGATGCCTGAGAAAACCACGGTGGGATGGAATTCGGTCATTGCAGGCTATGCACTTAATGGCTACAGCGAGGAAGCTTTAGACATGTATTATGAGATGCAGGATTCTGGTGTCAAAATGGACCATTTTACATTCTCAATTATTATACGAGTGTGTACGAGGTTAGCTTCATTAGAACACGCAAAACAAGCACATGCTGGTCTTGTTCGGAATGGTTTTGGGTCGGATATAGTGGCTAACACAGCCCTTGTGGACTTCTATAGCAAATGGGGAAGGATGGAAGATGCCAGGAATGTCTTTGAAAAGATGCCTAAGAAGAATGTCGTATCGTGGAATGCCTTAATTGGAGGGTATGGCAATCATGGTCGGGGAATGGAGGCAGTTGAGCTATTTGAGCGAATGATTCGTGAAGGAATGGTTCCCAATCACGTTACTTTTCTTGCTGTTTTATCTGCTTGTAGCTATTCAAATTTAGCAGATCGTGGTTGGGAAATATTTGAATCCATGAGCAGGGACCACAAAGTTAAGCCCCGTGCAATGCATTATGCATGCATGATTGAATTATTAGGTCGAGAGGGACTTTTCGATGAAGCATTTGCTTTGATAAGAGATGCTCCTTTTCAACCTACAGTGAATATGTGGGCTGCTTTGCTGACTGCTTGTAGGGCTCATAAGAATTTGGAGCTTGCAAAATTTGCAGCTGAGAAAATTTATGGAATGGAACCTGAAAAGCTTAGTAATTATATTGTGCTATTGAATGTGTATAACAAGTCGGGAAAGTTGAAGGAAGCAGCTGGTGTTGTCCAGACCTTGCGAAAAAAGGGTTTGAGAATGCTTCCTGCTTGCACTTGGATCGAAATCAAGAAACAACcgtatgcttttctgtctggaGATAAGCAGCATATCCAAACAAAAGAGATTTATAAGAAAATAGGTGAATTGATGCGGGAAATCTCAAAGCATGGTTATGTTCCTGAGGATAAGTTTTTGCTTCCTGATGTGGATGAACAAGAAGAGAGAATGGTATTGTATCACAGTGAAAAATTGGCAATTGCATTTGGGCTTATTAACACCGCTCCTTCTACAGCATTGCAACTTGTGCAGAGCCACCGAATTTGTGGTGACTGCCATAATGCAATTAAAATAATAGCGATGGTTACCGGAAGGGAGATTATAGTAAGGGATGCCAGCAGATTTCATCGTTTTAAAGATGGGAACTGTTCTTGTGGGGATTACTGGTGA
- the LOC127790788 gene encoding exocyst complex component EXO70B1-like: MQPMKMAATIEGQDRVMATAQQIVKSLNTSKDATQDMILILSSFDNRLSNITSLISAADGYSDARFEAAEKVILGWDSDSLAPEEGAAEYLAAVDVILRLTEDLEIGAGSELMDRAESAIQAAMARLEDEFRHILIRSTVPLDAESLHGSIRRVSLSIASNDGEMEGFESFVVDDQASFCHERGASLGDDVCVDLIHPDAVGELKEIADRMIRSGYEKECCQVYSGVRRDVLDECLSILGLEKLSIEEVQKVDWSSLDEKMKKWIQAVKIVVRVLLTGEKRLCEQLFEGSELIKEVCFVETAKACVMQLLNFGEAIAIGKRSSEKLFRILDMYDVLLSVLPDLQVLFGDESGKLVCSEAQGVLAGLGEAAVGTLVEFENAVRGEASRKPIQGGEIHPLTRYVMNYVKLLVDYSDTLNSLLEEDVDKLENLQRDDDDNTPSEGMSPTGGWLLLLLKSLESNIEEKSRMYEDGAMQYIFLMNNILYIVQKVKNSELGKLLGDQWVRKRRGQIRQHATSYLRASWSKVLSCLKDEGIGGSASNASKVALKERFKNFNTGFEEIYRIQTAWKVPDAQLREELRISISEKVIPAYRSFLGRFGNQLESGKHAGKYIKYTPEDLENYLLDLFEGTPGVLHHLRRKNS, translated from the coding sequence ATGCAGCCGATGAAAATGGCGGCGACGATCGAAGGACAGGACCGGGTGATGGCGACGGCTCAGCAGATCGTGAAGTCTCTCAACACGTCCAAGGACGCCACTCAGGATATGATTCTGATCCTATCGAGCTTCGACAACCGCCTCTCGAACATCACCAGTTTGATCTCCGCCGCTGACGGATACTCCGACGCCAGGTTCGAGGCCGCCGAGAAGGTGATTCTGGGCTGGGACTCCGATTCTCTCGCGCCGGAGGAGGGGGCGGCTGAGTACCTCGCTGCGGTGGACGTAATCCTCCGGTTGACCGAGGATCTGGAGATCGGAGCGGGGAGCGAGCTGATGGATCGGGCGGAGAGTGCGATACAGGCGGCGATGGCGAGACTGGAGGATGAGTTCCGGCATATTCTGATACGGAGCACGGTGCCGCTGGATGCCGAGAGTCTGCACGGATCGATACGGAGGGTTTCGCTGTCGATCGCGTCGAACGATGGGGAAATGGAGGGTTTCGAGAGCTTCGTGGTGGATGATCAGGCGAGTTTCTGTCACGAGAGAGGCGCGAGCTTGGGGGATGATGTGTGTGTGGACTTGATTCATCCTGATGCTGTTGGAGAGCTGAAGGAGATCGCTGATAGGATGATTAGGTCTGGTTACGAGAAGGAGTGCTGCCAAGTGTATAGCGGTGTTCGCCGTGATGTTCTTGACGAGTGTTTGTCGATTCTTGGGCTTGAGAAGCTGAGTATTGAGGAGGTTCAGAAGGTTGACTGGAGCTCATTGGatgagaagatgaagaagtgGATCCAAGCCGTTAAGATTGTGGTTAGGGTTCTTTTGACGGGTGAGAAGCGGCTTTGTGAACAGCTATTTGAGGGTTCTGAACTGATAAAAGAGGTTTGCTTCGTGGAGACAGCAAAGGCATGCGTCATGCAGTTGTTGAACTTCGGGGAAGCCATTGCGATTGGAAAGAGGTCATCAGAGAAGCTGTTTCGTATACTTGATATGTATGATGTGCTGCTGAGCGTTTTGCCTGATTTGCAAGTGTTGTTTGGTGATGAGTCAGGGAAACTAGTGTGCAGTGAGGCCCAGGGAGTGCTGGCTGGACTTGGAGAAGCAGCTGTTGGCACACTTGTGGAGTTTGAAAATGCTGTTCGGGGTGAGGCTTCTCGGAAACCCATTCAAGGAGGCGAGATTCATCCACTTACACGATATGTTATGAATTATGTGAAATTGCTTGTGGATTATAGTGATACCCTGAATTCTCTTCTGGAAGAAGATGTGgataaattagaaaatttgCAAAGGGATGATGATGATAACACACCATCAGAGGGCATGTCTCCAACTGGAGGTTGGTTGCTTTTATTGCTAAAATCTCTTGAATCCAATATTGAGGAGAAGTCGAGAATGTACGAAGATGGTGCAATGCAATATATATTCTTGATGAATAACATACTTTACATAGTTCAGAAGGTGAAAAATTCTGAGCTTGGAAAGCTTTTGGGTGATCAATGGGTTCGCAAACGCCGGGGTCAGATTCGTCAACATGCCACAAGCTACCTCAGAGCCTCATGGAGCAAAGTCTTGTCTTGTTTGAAGGATGAAGGGATTGGCGGGAGTGCAAGTAATGCCTCCAAGGTGGCTTTGAAGGAAAGATTTAAGAATTTCAATACTGGTTTTGAAGAAATTTATAGGATCCAAACAGCTTGGAAGGTTCCAGATGCTCAACTTCGTGAAGAGCTTCGAATATCCATTTCAGAGAAAGTAATACCAGCATATAGGTCATTCCTGGGAAGGTTTGGGAATCAGCTAGAGAGTGGAAAGCATGCTGGgaaatacattaaatatacaCCAGAAGATTTGGAGAACTATTTATTGGACCTATTTGAAGGGACACCTGGAGTTCTGCATCACctgagaagaaaaaattcataG
- the LOC127790052 gene encoding SNF1-related protein kinase regulatory subunit gamma-1, which produces MNQLEVEDDGMWSPEAKVGRTVEDLWDSIEEPQLSPTEKLNTCFESIPVSSFPPAPSSQFIEINSDAGLGEAVQLLSQHQILSAPVVDVDAPEDASWIDRYIGIVEFAGIVAWILYQSEKEDGSDSLEYNHSESVGTNGPAVAAAVNGVSSPRNLGALSPRSAAITSGNFFEALTSSDFYKNAKVRDISGSFRWAPFLALQKSNSFLTMLLLLSKYRMKSIPVVDPGERTIDNIITQSAVIHMLQECAGLHWFESWGTKKLYELGLPLMKSNRIVKVYEDEPVLQAFKLMRQRRVGGIPVIESGGSKAVGNISIRDIQFLLTAPEIYKNYRSITAKNFLTAVRRYLEEHKEASPLLNGMITCQRDDTIKDVIVRLDTKKIHRIYVVDDEGNLEGVITLRDIISKLVHEPRGYFGDFFDGVLPLPENSRV; this is translated from the exons atgaatcaGTTGGAGGTGGAAGACGATGGAATGTGGAGTCCAGAGGCGAAGGTCGGGAGGACAGTGGAGGATCTGTGGGACAGTATTGAAGAGCCACAGCTGAGTCCGACGGAGAAGCTGAACACTTGCTTCGAGAGCATTCCGGTCTCTTCTTTCCCGCCGGCTCCGTCTTCTCAAT TTATTGAGATAAACTCGGATGCTGGTCTGGGTGAAGCAGTCCAGTTGCTGTCCCAACACCAAATTCTTAGTGCACCTGTTGTGGATGTTGATGCACCTGAGGATGCTAGTTGGATTGACAGATACATCGGAATTGTTGAATTTGCAGGCATTGTTGCCTGGATACTTTATCAG TCAGAGAAGGAAGATGGATCTGATAGCTTGGAGTATAATCACAGTGAATCAGTGGGAACCAATGGGCCTGCTGTTGCAGCTGCAGTTAACGGTGTGTCTTCTCCTAGAAACCTTGGAGCCTTAAGCCCTAGGTCTGCTGCGATAACTTCTGGAAATTTTTTTGAGGCCCTGACTTCGTCTGACTTCTACAAGAACGCAAAG GTTCGAGACATCTCAGGGTCATTCAGATGGGCTCCATTTCTCGCTTTGCAGAAATCTAACTCCTTTTTGACCATGCTTTTGCTACTATCAAAGTATAGAATGAAGAGTATTCCTGTGGTTGACCCGGGGGAAAGGACGATTGATAACATCATTACACAGTCTGCCGTTATTCACATGCTACAGGAGTGTGCTGGTCTTCATTGGTTTGAAAGCTGGGGCACTAAGAAACTATATGAACTCGGTCTTCCTTTGATGAAGTCCAATCGTATTGTTAAG GTCTATGAGGATGAACCAGTGCTGCAGGCATTTAAACTCATGAGACAACGGAGGGTAGGGGGGATACCAGTGATTGAAAGCGGTGGAAGCAAGGCAGTTGGTAATATAAGTATCAGGGACATTCAATTCCTTTTAACTGCACCTGAGATCTATAAGAACTACAG ATCCATTACAGCCAAGAACTTCCTGACGGCAGTCAGAAGGTACCTCGAGGAGCACAAGGAGGCGTCGCCATTGTTGAATGGCATGATTACGTGTCAAAGAGACGACACGATAAAGGACGTGATTGTGAGGCTGGACACCAAGAAGATCCATCGGATCTACGTTGTGGACGATGAAGGAAACCTGGAGGGAGTGATCACTCTGAGAGACATTATCTCAAAGCTAGTGCACGAGCCTCGCGGCTACTTCGGGGATTTCTTCGATGGAGTTCTGCCACTGCCGGAGAACAGCAGGGTTTAG